In the genome of Aedes aegypti strain LVP_AGWG chromosome 2, AaegL5.0 Primary Assembly, whole genome shotgun sequence, the window aaatatttccgcctgaaaaacggtgcagtttctaccaagtgagtaaaactgattcagccttagctcacgagaatatactcctgcaccagctctaccttctagaagggagccatcagtgtaacatactatattgtttgatatacttctttccaaatagccagacgtccactcttcccgtgaagggaattgtgtggtaaatgtcctgtaaggaaagttacaagcaattgtgagatcacttggagcaaggacaattttgtcccaattcaccaaaagtggaaacaacgaagtgtgtgtagatctacgattcactggatttttctccagtagatccagtacccataaacggtaagagcaagaaagtgcttcttgtttaagatgtatgtgtagtggcgcaacgtcgaaaagggcctcgagcgctgctgtgggagttgtagagaacgcaccagacatcgccatcaagcacatcctttggagatggcccaattttgattggattgttctcacttcgcccttttgccaccacacaagacatccatatgccaatattggtcgaacaactgttgtgtaaatccatttgatatatttgggtttgaggccccaagttttaccaaaggttcgccggcattgaccgaaggccatacaagcttttttgactctgaaatcaatgtgagctgtccataaaagtttggaatctagaatgactccgacatactttacttgatcagtcacattaatctcagtgccaaaaagacgtaaaggtcgaattccatcgcggtttcgtctttccgtaaaaagaacaatagatgttttattcgggttaaccgaaaggccatattggcgacaccaactctcgactacctgaagagcactttgcatcaggtcgaatagggtgcttatgcacataccaactatcagagctagatagtcgtcggcaaatccataagttggaaaaccgcaattattgagttgcctcaatagcgtatctgctacgagattccacaaaagtggtgacaagactcccccttgggggcatccgcaaacactcaattttcgaatcgctgcttgacgcaatgtcgagaagagatgtcggtttttgagcatttgatgaatccaattggtaatcattgtaggtagcccatgatttcgtgcggcttccaatatggcattgaaagacacgttatcaaaggcaccctcaatatccaagaaaacacccaagcaggattgcttctgagcgaatgctttctcgatatcgtatacaactttgtgtaaaagagtcacagtggactttccagattggtaagcatgttgattcacatgaagaggcatgtttgccaaataaacatcacggatgtgatgatcgataatgcgttccagacatttcagaagaaaagaggtcagactgattggtctaaaactcttcgcttcttcatacgacgctcgtcctcctttcgggataaactttacagtaatatcacgccaggatttgggaatgtacccggtagcaaaactgcttacaagtagctttttcaaaacatgtttgataaactcaaatcccttttggagcagaacaggataaatcccatccgctcctggagatttgaaaggagcaaaactattaagtgcccattgaatcgattcagtagttacgatactgcgagccgaggccagagactcgtaactacatgaaaagacatttggttcatccgtagatgatatgtccacacatccggggaagtgtgtattgaataaacattctaaaacttcttcatcggaagaagtaaagtcaccattaggtaagcgaatttcgttcacttggaaatccttagattttgcaagaattttgttcaaccgactgacttcactcaaactggaaacatttgtacaaaggtttttccagccggatcgttcagcagaacgaagagtcttcttgtaagccttgcgagctgacttgaacgactctgatccagctgaacggcgtctgttccaactccttctacattgtttcctgagtctagtcagatcggaattccaccatggggtccctcttgtagtctttacagaccgcagaggacatgcttcttcaaaagcttccataatgtaggatgttgtagtatcaacggcatcatccagatcacttggattttcaatggacggagaatatccatgaaatttggtcgcaaccaattcaatgtagagttcccagtttgttgaccggggattcctaaaacgcaaagtctgcgcagttacatttgaatgttcaaagaagatgtagcgatgatcagataatgattcctcatctgatacatgccaattcgtcaactcgtgactgattctattcgagcagagcgttatgtctaacacttcttctctattagaaaccatgaaggttgggcgattgcctatgttaagtaatccaaggtctgtactacttaagtattccatcagactggagcctctcaaattgatatccgagctgccccagatgatgtgatgagcattggcatcactgcccacaatcagcggaaggccttttgttacgcagtgtacgacaactcgtttgaagtcatccgttggggatggttcatcatgtggtaaatataccgaacaatagacgtatttcctgttaaggtcaccaacagaaacatcgattgtgacagcacatacatctctggtagttaactcagaaatgagtgtagcaacgattgctttattaacgagcacgcatgcgcggggcatggagcgcgagtttgccatttcaagtttgctgaaagtagcaaaaactgggtccacaaggttacctagatagaagttccctctacgaaagtagggttcttgaactagcgccacttgggctgcaccattttgcatgagtctgcaaagattgatcgttgctgttcttttatgctgaagattgatctgagctaacctaaccgtagccactacccaaactaggcaggattaagctttttgcaatctcagcacgaaaaagaccagcaacgaaaaaaccagatcggtatctatttaaagtcgccaaaggcgaaagagcacagaatacactgtgtaaaacgcataatgcgaatccatataggtgataatttaaattaaatgtcaacatattcataatcccacccttattaagcctcaagatagagactgaagaagggcagccgattatctcggagaaacacaaggtcacctgcaccattgctccgggtagcacaggaaggactcaatactgtggagggcgccctggtaccccacaggctccgttagcggttaggttttatttagacccccctaaccattcattcttaggcacggtacgcatcacaccataaattaggggtcacctgtgaggtggacttttaccaccggaacaggcagtccgtagtgttaattcttagccagttgaaacaaccgctaccgacactacgcggctatctaggctgctcgggaaaaggaggttaatattgatgattaactcctgacgggCCCAAGCCCAATATCATACACATCTGTCTTAAAATGGGTGAATTCTGATATCAATAATGGGTAAATAAACACCTATTATAGTTAAGCCCTTGCAGATTAAAAGTAGGTGTTTTAAAACCCATTTATGGGTGAAAAAATAGTATCGAATGTATAACAGCTTGCAGCTGTGTTGGGCACAGttccaaagtttaatataattTATTGTTTCATAGTTCgagtttatgttttttttttttcatcgtaaATACAACATTCAAAGAAATGGTAAGTAAAAAGCTTGTATagtattgtaaaataaatttatattaatTTCAAAGCGCTCAGGAATTTCAAACTTTCCTATTGTTCCTGCAGGTTGCAGCAGATAGCATCTAAGTCCAGGAATGGTCAAAATGAAGGaacaaagaaaagaaaaaatattaaagtagtgattatttaagtttgttaaataatgtttatttttttactaattATCTAGTGAATTTTAATAACTAAAacctagtctagtaacctttgctGGTGGGTATATCGACATACTGAGAGAGAATCAGGACTGGCAATCTCATCGAGACAGGGAGATAGTATAGAGAGTGAAAATGCATGCAGAGTGAAGAGACCGAAAATATCATTGACGTAGGTAGAGATATCGAGAtttagaacatcgagatgtgtaGAGTCGATTACAGTCGACAATAATTACCATTAAAAATGCGTatatttttacccttttttatGCCGCGAGCGAGATTTACAACATGGGTAAAACAACATGAATGATATAAAAACTGACTTTACCCGTTATGAGCTAAACCGGGGTTTACCCATAAATGTGAAAAGGCGCTTCTAACGgaaatgggtattttttaccgttttaagggtattcgcaaaccaTCGTGTTGCTATTGTAAGTTcggatgaaaaaaatcaaggcTCTCTTAGCATTCTCTTTCCAACAACAAGATCAAatgaaatttgttgtttgttgtgTTCATACGGAACCGGTTTCTGTGTGAAAACAATCCATTTACGCTTGGTTGCGGAAACGAGAAGGGTGATTAAACATCAGGTTGCCTTATGAAACACAACATTTTGAACTTACTACCTAGGTTGACAGCTGCTTGCTCAAACATATGTCATATTTTATTACATACTTTATTGTTTCGATTTTGGATATTTGGTTCACAGAAATTGTTAGTATGGCATAAAACGTCGTCATTTTAATTAGTTGCTTACATCGATACAAACCTTTTCGAAATATTGGTGCGGAAACTATTTGTAGTATTCGTTTcttgtttgaaaatatatcaaaagTTTGCTGCGGTTTCGGAAAGGTAATTTCGTGAAATAACTCTTTTCAATGGAGGAATCATTGTTTGAGTTGTGGTTGACCTATCAGTACGTGATGCAGTGTTTTGATGTGCTTTCCAATTCCAAAATGTTATGTTGTCATTTTTGATTTGTTTGATCAAACTAAAATCTTTTGCGGTAATACTCAAAAACGGATCAATTTGACGTGAATACTCCGTATCCTTCATTTGAATTCTAGTATTATGATAACCGAAATTGAAGCAGGACAATCCATAATTATACGCTTTTACAGGAATATGCATTGAAATTGTATCATTTCGCTTGGATTTACCATTTAATACTTTCAATACTTCACCATTACATTTAGCATGCAAAGGCTTTACATATTGCATGTTAAGGGCTGGATTCATCAATATGGAAGCCTCATTTTGCAAAGGAAACTGTAGGGAAAGTCAAAGTTTTGTCAGTATCTGGGAACTTCTGTTTAAATTTTACAGAACCTACCtgtaatgaaaatttttctCTCGTTTCGGAAATTTGTTGCCATTTTTCCTGCTTTGAAAATGGTTTTGCTGATGATTTTGTCATATTATTCATTTATCAACTTTCAATAATAATGCGGAATGTTTGCAAATCAAGCGAACATTTATTTCCTTGTTGCTATGGGTTGATTGCCAGAGttgccaaaaataataaaacagtCGATAAATGGTAGAAGTTTTGGAAGTTGTAACAGAAAATACCGATATTAAATTGAATGcaaaatgtttagtttttttttttgtttccagtaATTTACAGTATAACAATGGGTTTGCCGGAATTACCTGATCAAAACAATGGAGACGATTTCCGCATGGAAGAGGACTTCTCTATTAATGCTGACGGAACAACAGATGACAGTGAAAACGAATATTACGAAGAGAATGAATATATGGGCTACCAACCGTTAAACATGAGAGACAGCAGCAACACAATAGAGGAGGAGAGTGATGAATCTGAATCAAATACCACAGTTATACTTGATGCTTCAGCTACTCATGAACTACTAAACGTGGATGTGTGGAATGCACCTAGGCCCAATGAACTCAATATAGAATTGGATTCAGAAAAAGCAGAGCAGGTTAATAAAAGAATGATATAACTATTATACTTtagtaaatcatttttgtttcagATTCGTAATGTAATGGCTGATTTCAAGTTACCAAATGCATCGGTTCCACAGTGGGCAATTGGAATACCAGAAGAAAGCTGGAAGGAAGAATTGTTATTACGCATTCGCCAAAGACAAAATTGTCAAGCTGCTGATGAAAATTCGAATAATAGcaataataaataattcgtaTGAATAAATACTTGTTACACATTCCTTGCCGAGTTTGCATAGATCACGCGTGTatcagtaccgtaatttcgggtgaaattgatcatttttcacggtttttcttgtctgttatCTGTAATGTTGACAAcaccaaacaactgaatgcaggaaaacaagtacgaagatgtgcctcattgactcatgtaccgaaattttctaacaaatgtaattttggtGCTAAGAAACATCTCTTAAATACAAAAACCTGGGTAtatcatttcggggtgaaattgaccaCTTGTAAATGCGGTTACTGTTATCCGAATacgcttgctaaattcttaacaaaacAATATTAACGGATATAATGAatacttaacacttcagtcgtcgcgctgttgtattttgtacaacactgttgaaaaaacctcgcttttcgttcacaacagcagcgtagtggttctgacggtggcaaaccgcgcgacgactggaaggttaaatttcaataattacgtagaaaacgcctaaatgtatgcaatttcctaaggaatttcctgatatctaacagaaaatcaaatgtttcaaatgtgatgagcaaattggtacgatttttggtgatgaaatctggtttggggttACATTTTAAGCATTCTCATAAACTTTCAGACTTATACCATGCTCAAATCCTTgattagaactagaagtttttggatgtttgtcaatactgcaccgtacataattttgaaattttacataattttcatagaaataaacattctttaacgcaaaaaacttcgcaacacacaattcgacaaacaacgatcattcactgcaggttacattgatatttgtggtccattaggaagaaattaaatcgtgtgacacaacgaacaatttcaccctactgatcgattccacccgaatttacggtactagCTTATAACTAGCACTAGTACTAActtacaaaataaaacaaatttaatgaaCTTTACCATTCGACCTCCATTTTTAATGTAAATTTGTACGCTGTTTCCAAAATGAGGTCCAAAAATGTTTGAGTAGAACCTTTTCGAGATACACtcgtattttgaaattttaaattttattaaaagcttttatttctaaaattctTATATCTTTGGTTGTAAAGCttctattttgaatttttgatgcaaattttaCATGCAAAATGATGATCAGCTCATTGAGTTCAAAAATGCTGTAAACTAGTGTTATTTAATTTCTTCATtggcaaataaataaatttaatatttttatttaagcTACATCAAAAGTAGGATATATTGATAATTAAGAAAATGATTTATCGATGGTAAAAAACGGAGGGAAATTGTAGAAGTTATAATTATTCTTGTATGACTACATAAATTGCATATTTTCTAAcgtaaaatgtttaaaaacgaGTTTTGGGGCGGTTCAAACTGAACAGGACGTTGCTATAAATGGagtaaatcatgtaaaaatagatcatgtaaaaaacacaaagaaacaaacacaaaaaacaaTCCGTTCCATGACAAAAAGGACGACGCCATTAAAAAAGTCAcaacattcaaaatttgaatgtattttaaaaatggatctactttgaaatttttcgacCACATTTTCGGAGATTTAGCGCACGATTTTACatgcaaaatgatcaaaatcatTGAGTTCAAACATGCTGTAAACTAGTgttgtttaatttcttcattgtTACTTACGCGCATATCTCTACCAGCAATCGCGAAGCTACGCGTTTTTGAACTGAGTAGTTACTTTGATGAAAAATGATGATAGCTATAATTTATCTACCCATTAACCTTGATGGAATGATGCAACTTTGCtacaaaacttaaaaaagacaatttgtttttgaaaataatgaactcATTGCAAGTGTTAAAAATGCACAAACAATGAGTGTTATTATAaaaagtgttcagcttgaattCGAATTCAATGTCAAAACTGCTGTATCATCCTGATATCAATaggaatgttagttgggatcAGTAGCAAAACAAAGTAtaatttattaaacattttaaactaaCATACAAGCTGCGGTTTATTCCGTATGAAATGTTATGTTAATTGCTTAATCACTACATTCAAAAAGTTATATACTACTTCCTAATTGAatctttaaatcttttttttatttgcttcgCTGTATATTCCATATTACATATACgttattaatttgtttattccccatttcaaattttaagtCATACATAAAAAAAAGGTAAATGTGCTCTCGCCttaaaaatgtaataaattttCCAGTTCATGTTGGATTTCTTCGGATTTTCTGCGTATTTTATCATTTTCTTTTCGAAGATTTACAAGTAaaataacataaacataacaaacatttttaaattatgcATTTGTTAGATAATTACTTGTTTGGCACGACATTCACTAAAATAAGATTAACACCAGAGAATAAGCCATACGGCATGTTTAAAAGCATTGAGATTTCAAGGAAATGTATGCGACctaaatattttgattcaaataaagataaaaccAATTAACTGTTATTCCAATTTCCTAACACAAATTAACCTAATTATGTGCACTTGTTTCTTGTTGATTTTTGAAGCATGTAAAACAAggcaaaatatttcaaatcaaatgtttttttaaaaGGAAGGCTGCTTTGGAACATAAGAtgataatttgaattttttagtcGCCAATTCTTGTCGTCGAAGTATATGTCAATGTTGAGCATAATAAACAAAGTATTTGTCACCCAATGTTCACATTTCCTTTTTTCACCTTTTCCTTGGCAGCAACTTAAGTGTTTTATTCCCTACATATTTTGCAATATTGTTGCACGTGTTTGTTTCgctcatttgaaaataataaaatttatttttaaagccTTGTGAAACGCACCTACATTAGTGTGCTCATAAACACGGTGCTTTTAATTGCAATCCGCAAAGATATTATTCTGAATCACTATTTTATCGACATAACTGGCAACAATGAACATTATTCCTTCAGAACATTTTCCCACCTTCAAGGTTCTGGTGATGCTCATGTTCAGTTGCTTTACTGCTTCGAAAGCAAGCACTCTAACTaaagcatattttgttttctgtcAAGCAAATGATACTTTATTTTCTTACTTATAGCTCAACAATAATTTCGAACATTGCAAATAATGAAGTTCTAGTTCTTTTCAAATTGATGACAtaaatataaacttcaaaatcatGTGGATTTTGCATTGACAATAACATATCTCATCTGATGTCATAATGAAAAACCATTGTAGCTTTTTGATGTCAACCGCAATATTGATGGTGAGTTATTTTTATGCCGTTTAACGATGGCAAgtattagaaatatttttcctatataaaaCTATGATGGTTTGAATGAACTGAATTATCTCTGTTATCTTAGGCTTAAATTTTTTGTTGGATGAACTGCAgtaaaatggatttttttttattttcatgatctATAATGCAAGGGATATCATATCATGTAAGCCCATATTGTCGGTagatatgttttattttttgtttaagatATAACCAACCAAATTCAAACTATCCCACTAAAAGGAAATAAATATCACGTAACAGATTACAATCTAAATATTTCAATTCCGCTTAACAAAGTTATTTCAGATGGTTAGGAGAAAAAAAGTTGAAACACGAAACGGTTAAAgataaaagattgaaaatgatttgctaCGTGGGAATTTACAGCGAGGAGGAATCAGCTATTTCTTTATCGGtgaaaatgttcaagaaatatTCTTTTAAACCTGTGTTTCAACCTTTTGCCTCTTCTTCCTTTCCTCATTGACCTTCTGGCctttccacatttttttttataaattcctgacctttcttttttttaacttgCAAGCTTCAATGTCATGTCATAAATTTAGGGTGTATAGATATTATTAGATACAGTAACAAAGATTGCAGAGCCATAAAAcctaaatttttgatattgcTAATCTGATTAATTCCCTGTCTTATTTGCGCCACTCTACCTATACACTCTGTATCCATTCGCTTATATTTTACCCATGGGAAATTTGATTTGATATAATCGTGCAATGAAACCATTGGATAAATTAACTGCAACATATTGACAACAGTAGATCAGCATTGGAGTAGACTAGACGTGAATGGTTCTTGGTTTAAGAAAGGTTGAAAAGGCAATTACAGAAATAGGTAcgcaatcaaatcaaatcacgtggataaattaaaaaaataaaactacgCCTGATTGGCTTTTCCTATATTCTAAAAATATACGCTAGCcctttgaaataaaaatgaataagtAAAAGCTTTTATTGTCCTCTCGACTTTTTATACATTCTCCGATCTTTTGTCATAAATTTAACCATgctacaaaaatatgtttttatctaTTCCAGATTACaacaaaaacttaaaattttcaatggcAATGCACAAGTGAGTATTTTTAGATATCATCTCATGTTTTGTAACATTCAATCACCCTGCTATTTGTTACATTCGAAATGTTGTTAATTCGAGCTTCATAATCCCGTTAATTATCATCAAGTCGTAAGTAGGagaaaaacagtaaaaaaaataaaagcggTACATAAGCTCATTTTCCATCTTCGGACCTACGCTTAGCTCGCTAACAATGATAAGTGATTTTATCGAAAGGTATTACTTTTAACAGATAGTATACCAAGCATTGAGTTTATGCAGTTACTTCATGCTGTAGGGTGTCCCAGagagtatgggcacgactttgataatgaatatcatagtacttttccaaacaatcaaatatttttatatttttgtatttttttataggcAAATTCAACCAGCATCtgtgataaatttgtttgatttaattattgttgacattgaaagttttgattttagaaaatcaattcttatccgATCAGCACAGACtctacattttgtttttgttgaaaaataactagtgaaatatgtttttataaaaACCTTTCGCCATGGTGAGTTCCGATACATTGTATCAAAgatgttttacataaatttttgttagaaactttatttggctttgttagagaacatttgaaaaaatggtaaaatttgaaaaatctcgTTTTTCTTTCTCCACATAAGATAACATCACGGAGTTATAACTCTCGAGGTATtttaaatagtaataaaaatcataCATTTCAGATTTACGAAAGGTTGATCCCTATTCTCTTGGATAGGCAACTTtaagttttgatttatttatatgTTTTAACGTAAATACCGTCAACGtcccagtatccgctcatgttccagtagcccacTCACGAGTTCAAAAAGTAAGATAATTTGAATAAATGCACAAAAAATGTCCACAGTATGATTCTATTTGTCGATTTGAACGGTATAGAGGCTATAGTTTTCAAATTCACTTTGTGTAAACTTATCTTTTTTCAGTGTGAGCGGGCTATTGGAACATGAGCGggtactggtgcactgatggtatgaGGATTTGTTTTTAGACTATTTTCAAGCGAATCACGGCGGAATCGGATTTTTAGTTCCAATACAAATTTGACATGTttaagttcaaaatttcaatttgaataagtgaTAGTCTGATCAATTATCATGTcgttgctgataaatatatttttgtagatttttatTA includes:
- the LOC5569765 gene encoding uncharacterized protein LOC5569765 isoform X1 → MCFPIPKCYVVIFDLFDQTKIFCVIYSITMGLPELPDQNNGDDFRMEEDFSINADGTTDDSENEYYEENEYMGYQPLNMRDSSNTIEEESDESESNTTVILDASATHELLNVDVWNAPRPNELNIELDSEKAEQIRNVMADFKLPNASVPQWAIGIPEESWKEELLLRIRQRQNCQAADENSNNSNNK
- the LOC5569765 gene encoding uncharacterized protein LOC5569765 isoform X2 translates to MGLPELPDQNNGDDFRMEEDFSINADGTTDDSENEYYEENEYMGYQPLNMRDSSNTIEEESDESESNTTVILDASATHELLNVDVWNAPRPNELNIELDSEKAEQIRNVMADFKLPNASVPQWAIGIPEESWKEELLLRIRQRQNCQAADENSNNSNNK